In Bacillus weihaiensis, the genomic stretch GGCAGAACACGGAATGACTGTTTTCACATATGAAAATCAATCTTGTTTAATAAAAGAGGTCGAATATCCGTTAGATTACAAACATGGTCATTATAGCCTAGGTGAATTTCATAAAGTAGTTCGTTTATGGAATCAGAGTCATTCTACACATCCACTTTCTTCGAAGGGACATGAATCTCATGAGTTGTTCTTTTTCGATACGGAAACAACTGGACTCGGTGGAGGAGTAGGGAACACAATCTTTCTATTAGGTCAAGCACAAGTACTGGAAGATAAAGTAGTCGTAAGACAATATCTTTTACCACAACCAGGAAATGAAGTAGCCTTATATTCTAGTTTTTTGGAGAAGGTAAACAGTAAAACGTTAGTAACATATAATGGTAAAGCCTTTGATTGGCCACAAGTGAAAACGAGGCACACTTTAATAAAAGAAAGAGTACCCAAGCTTCCTCCTTTTGGGCATTTTGACTTGTTTCATGCAGCAAGAAGGTTATGGAAAAATGACTTAGACTCTGTTAGATTAGCAAATGTTGAATCTGAAATTTTAGGTATTAAAAGGGAAGATGATGTACCTGGATTTTTAGCTCCAATGATTTATTTTCAGTTTGTTAAACAACAAAGGCCTGAGATCATCTTAGGAGTGTTAAAGCATAATGAGATTGATGTTCTGTCTTTAATAACTTTATATACCCATTTATCCCTAAAGTTACTAAATACTAACCTAGAGGCAACTGAAAATGAACACTATGAGATTGCAAGGTGGTTAGATTATGTAGGTGACGATGAAACAGCAATTGATGCATATGAAGCATTACTTAATAAAGGTAAACAGAACGAGGATAAAACATACTTAGCTTTAGGTGCTAAATATAAAAAACGAAAAGATTATCATAAAGCAACTGTGGCTTGGGAAAAAGTAGCAAAGTTTAATATTCCACAAACATCATCTATTGCTGCGATTGAGCTTGCAAAATATTATGAGCACAAAGAAAAAAATGTTGAAAAAGCAATACACTTTACTCAATTAGTGCTTAATTATATTAGAGAAAACAGAGATATCCCATTTAATAAAGAAGATATCGAGAGAAGAATGGACAGATTAGAAAAAAAGAGTAATAGAAATATTGCCCGGGCAAGCGCAGGAACTGAGGAATTTCGTCAAAAACAAGCAAAATCTTAAGAAAATATGAATATTTCTATTTCTGATTGTAGACTTTTGAAGAACATTGTAAAATAGATATTTGTACAGACCATTTAAAAGGGAGTAGAGAATTGTGTACAAAGGGATTTTATATTTGTTTTTCTTTGTAGTGGTTTTAACAGTCTTTATTTTTACAAATTTCAAAGAAAGCTTTTATGCTTTTCTATAAAAATTAGGTTTTTGCATTAGTACATGTTAGTACCTTTCATCATAGGCTAAGAGTGTAAGCTAGATAAATGATTGAAAGGAGAATGCAAGATGCATTGTAAACCAAAAGTAATGGCGCCAATTGTTCACCCTACAAAATGTTGTGTTCAAAATAACTATTCGGAAACGATCGTACCACATATTCACCCACAACACACGACAACAGTAAATCATGATTTTTATAAACACCAACATTATTTCCCGCAAACACAATCTGTTGAGAATGAAGTAACTCATCAGCATTTTAATGTGTATGGTCCAACTCCAGGGTTTGGCCAAGGAGCACCAGGACCTCGTCCAGGATTCGGGCCAGGACCATTTTTCGGGTAACAAAATTAGGAGGAAAGGGCTGTTAAAGCAGCTCCTTTCCTTTTTTAAGATTATATAGTACCTTATTAAGATAATATTTACTAAAGCTTGGCTAAAAGCCAGGCTTTTCTAATAATTTGTGAATAAGTACAAAAACTGCTCGTATAATGATAAGGTGATTGGACATGAAGGTATTAACGGTTTCTGGATACAAATCATTTGAATTAGGTATTTTTAAGAATGACGATCAGGCAGTAACCTTTATAAAAAAAGCAATTGAAAAAATTCTTAAGAATTATTTAGAGAATGGTTTAGAATGGGTTATTATCAGTGGACAAATGGGTGTCGAACTATGGACTGCTGAAGTGGTGTTTGATTTACAACATGACTACACGAATTTAAAGTTAGCCATTTTAACACCGTTTTTAAACCAAGAGAGTAAGTGGAATGAGACGAATAAGGAATTTTATGAGTTTATCGTTTCCCAAGCTGATTATGTCGATAGTATTACTAAGAGAGAATATGATAGTCCAGTGCAATTTCGTCAAAAAAATGAATTTTTAATAACGAAAAGTGATGGATTATTATTGGTTTATGATGAAGAAAAACAAGGGTCACCTAAATTTCTGTTAGATAGTGCAAAAAGAAAGCAGGAAAATGCCGATTTTCTAATTGAACTTATTACCTTTCAGGATCTACAAGATGTTGTTGAAGAAGAGAACATGAAGAACAGTGAGTCTTGGTGAGTGTTTTATCCTATTATTTAGCTTATTTAGGAAAGAAATTAACACATTTTAAAAGAGAAATTGACTTTTTGTCATATTTCTGAAAAAATAAAGAATGATGAATTCGCTATAATGAGGTGAACAGTATGCTTTCGGATAAAGTAAAATTAACTGCGAAAGAAATATTGGAAAAAGAATTTAAATCAGGTGTAAGAGGATATAAACAAGAAGAAGTAGATAAATATTTGGATCTCATCATAAAAGATTATGAAACGTTTCATCAGGAGATTGAAGACCTACAACAGGAAAATATGCGTTTAAAAAAACAGCTAGATGATACATACAAGAAACAAACGCCTGTTCAAACGAATACAACGAACTTTGATATTTTAAAACGACTTTCAAATTTAGAAAAGCATGTCTTTGGAAGTAAATTATACGACTGATCTCAGTACCTTTTATTTCCACTTGTAATATTGTTAAGGATTGGGTATACTTAGTTTTGTCGTTTTGTTAATAACGTTCAGGTAATCGCTGCAGTCTATAGGACTGTAGAGGAAAGTCCATGCTCGCACGGTGCTGAGATGCCCGTAGTGTTTGTGCCTAGCGAAATCATAAGCTAGGGCAGCCAGGTTTTTCTTGGCTGACGGCAGGGAAAAAGCCTAAGTCCTTAGGATATGGCTTGACTACCTTGAAAGTGCCACAGTGACGGAGTCTTGCGAGAAATCGTAAGAGTGGAACGAGGTAAACCCCATGAGCGAGAAACCCAAATTATGGTAGGGGCACCTTCTTGGAGGAATTGAACGAAGAGAAGGACAAAAGGGTATTCCTTTTTGTAGATAGATGATTACCACCTGAGTACGAGGCCCATAGCCGCTTG encodes the following:
- a CDS encoding CotD family spore coat protein, whose protein sequence is MHCKPKVMAPIVHPTKCCVQNNYSETIVPHIHPQHTTTVNHDFYKHQHYFPQTQSVENEVTHQHFNVYGPTPGFGQGAPGPRPGFGPGPFFG
- a CDS encoding DUF1273 domain-containing protein, which encodes MKVLTVSGYKSFELGIFKNDDQAVTFIKKAIEKILKNYLENGLEWVIISGQMGVELWTAEVVFDLQHDYTNLKLAILTPFLNQESKWNETNKEFYEFIVSQADYVDSITKREYDSPVQFRQKNEFLITKSDGLLLVYDEEKQGSPKFLLDSAKRKQENADFLIELITFQDLQDVVEEENMKNSESW
- a CDS encoding ribonuclease H-like domain-containing protein: MSLINKLNRMKKNIIREEQQIEGRSPTESAENSIWAEHGMTVFTYENQSCLIKEVEYPLDYKHGHYSLGEFHKVVRLWNQSHSTHPLSSKGHESHELFFFDTETTGLGGGVGNTIFLLGQAQVLEDKVVVRQYLLPQPGNEVALYSSFLEKVNSKTLVTYNGKAFDWPQVKTRHTLIKERVPKLPPFGHFDLFHAARRLWKNDLDSVRLANVESEILGIKREDDVPGFLAPMIYFQFVKQQRPEIILGVLKHNEIDVLSLITLYTHLSLKLLNTNLEATENEHYEIARWLDYVGDDETAIDAYEALLNKGKQNEDKTYLALGAKYKKRKDYHKATVAWEKVAKFNIPQTSSIAAIELAKYYEHKEKNVEKAIHFTQLVLNYIRENRDIPFNKEDIERRMDRLEKKSNRNIARASAGTEEFRQKQAKS
- the gpsB gene encoding cell division regulator GpsB, with amino-acid sequence MLSDKVKLTAKEILEKEFKSGVRGYKQEEVDKYLDLIIKDYETFHQEIEDLQQENMRLKKQLDDTYKKQTPVQTNTTNFDILKRLSNLEKHVFGSKLYD